The following are encoded in a window of Mycolicibacterium tusciae JS617 genomic DNA:
- a CDS encoding glycosyltransferase family 87 protein: MSPARLAEDLRSLDNRDLPSRTDTIGSALSEVIGGPVGRHALIGRQRFFTPLRAMLLIALVLLALGYTTKAACLQTIGTGPPDQRVANWDNQRAYYELCYSDTVPLYTAELLNLGRFPYKSSWIEKDSAGQPKIQYDGTTAVRFMEYPVLTGLYQYGSMALAKSYTAVSKLVSLPIIAEVVMFFNIAAFGLALAWLATVWATSQLAGPRRIWDAALVAASPILIFQIFTNFDALATAFATGALLAWARRKPVLAGTLIGLGVAAKLYPLLLLIPLAVLAVRTGKVREVGKTTIAAVVTWVVVNLPIMVLFPRGWSEFFRLNTRRGDDMDSIYNVLKSFTDWRGFDTDLGFWEPPTVTNTVSALWFASCCIAISYIALTAKQRPRVAQVAFLVVAAFLLTNKVWSPQFSLWLVPLAVLALPHRRILLAWMTIDALIWIPRMLYIYGEQNKGLPEQPFTVMVLLRDIAVIGLCALVIRQIYRPQDDLVRFGGEVDDPAGGVFDGAPDAPPRWLPDWLRPDRDRMRVSAPPEPEAERELAEQPSG; this comes from the coding sequence GTGTCGCCGGCCCGCCTCGCAGAAGACCTACGGAGCCTCGACAACCGAGACCTCCCCAGCCGCACCGACACGATCGGCTCCGCGCTGTCCGAGGTGATCGGCGGGCCGGTCGGCAGGCATGCGCTGATCGGCAGGCAACGGTTCTTCACGCCGCTGCGGGCGATGCTGCTCATCGCGCTGGTGCTGCTCGCGTTGGGTTACACGACCAAGGCGGCGTGCCTGCAGACCATCGGCACGGGCCCTCCGGACCAACGCGTCGCCAATTGGGACAACCAGCGGGCGTACTACGAGCTCTGCTACTCCGACACCGTTCCGCTCTACACCGCAGAACTGTTGAACCTCGGCAGGTTCCCCTACAAGTCCAGCTGGATCGAGAAGGACTCGGCGGGCCAGCCGAAAATCCAGTACGACGGGACTACCGCGGTGCGCTTCATGGAGTATCCGGTGTTGACGGGGCTGTATCAGTACGGGTCGATGGCGCTGGCCAAGTCTTACACCGCGGTGTCGAAGCTGGTGTCGTTGCCGATCATCGCCGAGGTCGTGATGTTCTTCAACATCGCCGCGTTCGGGCTGGCGCTGGCTTGGCTGGCGACGGTGTGGGCGACATCGCAGCTGGCCGGCCCGCGAAGAATTTGGGATGCGGCATTGGTGGCGGCGTCACCGATCTTGATCTTCCAGATATTCACCAACTTCGATGCGCTCGCAACGGCTTTCGCAACAGGGGCATTGCTCGCGTGGGCCCGTCGAAAACCGGTGTTGGCGGGGACGCTCATCGGTCTTGGCGTGGCAGCGAAGTTGTATCCACTGCTGCTGCTCATCCCGCTGGCGGTATTGGCGGTGCGTACCGGGAAGGTGCGCGAGGTCGGTAAGACGACGATCGCTGCGGTGGTGACGTGGGTGGTGGTCAACCTGCCGATCATGGTTCTGTTCCCGAGAGGATGGTCGGAGTTCTTCCGGCTCAACACCCGCCGCGGCGACGATATGGATTCGATCTACAACGTGTTGAAGTCGTTCACCGACTGGCGGGGGTTCGATACCGACCTAGGCTTCTGGGAACCGCCGACGGTGACCAACACGGTGTCGGCGTTGTGGTTCGCATCGTGTTGTATCGCAATCAGTTACATCGCCTTGACGGCCAAGCAGCGGCCGCGGGTAGCGCAGGTGGCGTTCCTTGTGGTCGCGGCGTTCCTGCTGACCAACAAGGTGTGGAGCCCGCAGTTCTCGCTGTGGCTGGTGCCGCTGGCGGTGCTTGCGCTGCCGCACCGCCGGATCCTGCTCGCGTGGATGACGATCGACGCGCTGATCTGGATACCGCGGATGTTGTACATCTACGGGGAACAGAACAAGGGGCTGCCCGAGCAGCCGTTCACCGTCATGGTGCTGCTGCGGGACATCGCGGTGATCGGTTTGTGTGCGTTGGTGATTCGCCAGATCTACCGGCCGCAGGACGATCTGGTGAGGTTTGGCGGCGAGGTCGACGACCCGGCGGGCGGCGTCTTCGACGGGGCACCCGACGCCCCGCCGCGATGGCTGCCCGATTGGCTGCGCCCGGATCGGGACAGGATGCGGGTAAGCGCCCCACCGGAACCGGAAGCGGAACGCGAGCTCGCAGAGCAACCGAGCGGCTAG
- a CDS encoding transglycosylase domain-containing protein: MNSEGRHDRSADDVRAGRVADGVSDPRPKPSDDAAGRHRHQAEPPAPPRTRSLPPDDRHTAILPPVRDVAPPQWRDPIDVVKAALDGTPAPKQPPPVPPRLPPGGGGPSGGPQGRQPGQRPQINWKWIRRGAVVTVLAMIVLPIITFAMAYMIVDVPKPGDIRTNQVSTILASDGSELAKIVPPEGNRVDVNIDQIPVQVRNAVMAAEDRDFYSNPGFSFTGFIRAMKNNLFGGDLQGGSTITQQYVKNALVGDERSGVGGLIRKAKEVVISTKMSGEWSKDQVLQSYLNIIYFGRGSYGVGAASPAYFGKPVEELNVAEGALLAALIQQPSGLDPAVNPEGALERWNWVLDGMVTIGALSPTDRAAQVFPPTVPPDQARAANQTTGPNGLIEHQVQKELLELFDIDEQTLNTEGLQITTTIDPKAQKAAEEAAAEYLEGQDPDMRTAIVSIDPNTGGVEAYYGGTDANGFDFAQAGLPTGSSFKVFALVAALQQGMGLGTQVDSSPVSMNGITINNVEGGGCGTCNIAEALKRSLNTSYYRLMLKLENGPADVAKAAHEAGIAESFPGVDHTLSEDGQGGPPNNGVVLGQYQSRVLDMASAYATIAASGVYHKPHFVQKVVNSAGEVLFDASQQDNEGEQRIDKKVADNVISAMQPIAAYSNGHALAGGRPSAAKTGTNQLGDTGANRDAWMVGFTPSLSTAVWVGTTEGTKPLENSYGSPVYGSGLPSDIWKATMDGALDGTDNETFPKPEEIGGYAGVPQAPPPRPSTPPPGVPPPPSETVIQPTIELAPGVTIPWGPPTTVPVAPPVPVAPGAPPPPPQPVVPGAPPPPP, from the coding sequence GTGAATAGCGAAGGGCGCCACGACCGGTCAGCCGACGACGTCCGTGCAGGGCGTGTGGCTGATGGTGTGAGCGACCCGCGACCCAAGCCCTCCGACGACGCCGCAGGACGGCACCGTCACCAGGCCGAACCGCCCGCCCCACCGCGTACGCGCAGCCTTCCGCCCGACGATAGGCACACAGCCATCTTGCCTCCGGTGCGCGATGTCGCTCCGCCCCAATGGCGCGACCCCATCGATGTGGTGAAGGCCGCCCTCGACGGCACACCGGCGCCGAAGCAGCCGCCCCCCGTGCCGCCGCGACTTCCCCCTGGCGGCGGCGGGCCCTCGGGAGGCCCGCAGGGCAGGCAGCCAGGACAGCGTCCGCAGATCAACTGGAAGTGGATTCGTCGCGGGGCCGTCGTCACGGTGCTCGCGATGATCGTGCTGCCGATCATCACCTTCGCGATGGCCTACATGATCGTCGACGTGCCCAAGCCCGGTGATATCCGCACCAACCAGGTGTCGACGATACTGGCCAGCGACGGCAGTGAGTTGGCAAAAATCGTTCCGCCGGAAGGCAATCGCGTCGATGTCAACATCGACCAGATTCCGGTGCAGGTGCGTAACGCGGTAATGGCCGCCGAAGACCGCGACTTCTACAGCAACCCAGGGTTCTCGTTCACCGGCTTCATCAGGGCCATGAAGAACAACCTGTTCGGCGGCGACCTGCAGGGTGGCAGCACGATCACGCAGCAGTATGTGAAGAACGCGTTGGTCGGCGACGAACGCTCGGGTGTCGGCGGCCTGATCCGCAAGGCCAAGGAAGTGGTCATTTCGACGAAGATGTCCGGCGAGTGGTCCAAAGACCAAGTGTTGCAGTCGTATCTGAACATCATCTACTTCGGCCGCGGCTCCTACGGCGTCGGCGCCGCGTCGCCCGCGTACTTCGGCAAGCCCGTCGAAGAACTCAACGTCGCCGAGGGCGCCTTGCTGGCCGCGCTCATCCAGCAGCCGTCCGGCCTTGACCCCGCCGTCAACCCCGAGGGTGCCCTGGAGCGCTGGAACTGGGTGCTCGACGGCATGGTGACCATCGGGGCGCTGTCCCCGACCGACCGTGCGGCGCAGGTATTTCCGCCGACGGTGCCACCGGACCAGGCGCGCGCGGCCAACCAGACCACCGGCCCCAACGGACTGATCGAGCACCAGGTGCAAAAGGAACTGCTCGAGCTGTTCGACATCGACGAGCAGACGCTGAACACCGAGGGCCTGCAGATCACCACCACGATCGACCCGAAGGCCCAGAAGGCCGCCGAGGAAGCCGCCGCCGAATACCTCGAGGGGCAGGACCCCGACATGCGTACCGCGATCGTGTCGATCGACCCGAACACGGGCGGGGTCGAGGCGTACTACGGCGGAACCGACGCCAACGGGTTCGACTTCGCGCAGGCGGGCCTGCCCACAGGTTCGTCGTTCAAGGTGTTCGCGTTGGTGGCGGCGCTACAGCAGGGCATGGGCCTGGGTACGCAGGTCGACAGTTCCCCGGTGTCGATGAACGGCATCACGATCAACAACGTCGAAGGCGGCGGGTGCGGAACCTGCAACATCGCCGAGGCGCTGAAGCGCTCGCTCAACACGAGCTACTACCGGCTGATGCTCAAGCTGGAGAACGGGCCGGCCGACGTGGCGAAGGCTGCGCACGAGGCGGGCATCGCCGAGAGCTTCCCCGGCGTGGACCACACGCTGTCCGAGGATGGCCAGGGTGGACCGCCCAACAACGGAGTCGTATTGGGCCAGTACCAGAGTCGCGTCTTGGACATGGCGTCGGCGTACGCGACGATCGCGGCGTCCGGGGTTTACCACAAGCCGCATTTCGTTCAGAAGGTCGTCAACTCTGCCGGCGAGGTGCTGTTCGACGCGTCGCAGCAGGACAACGAGGGCGAACAGCGCATCGACAAGAAGGTCGCCGACAACGTCATATCCGCGATGCAGCCCATCGCCGCGTACTCCAACGGGCATGCGTTGGCCGGCGGGCGTCCGTCTGCGGCCAAGACCGGTACGAACCAGCTCGGGGACACCGGCGCCAACCGTGACGCATGGATGGTCGGCTTCACGCCGTCGTTGTCGACGGCGGTGTGGGTCGGCACCACCGAAGGCACCAAGCCGCTGGAGAACAGTTACGGATCGCCGGTCTACGGTTCGGGCCTGCCGTCGGACATCTGGAAGGCGACGATGGACGGGGCGCTGGACGGAACCGATAACGAGACGTTCCCGAAGCCAGAGGAGATCGGCGGCTATGCCGGTGTGCCGCAAGCCCCGCCGCCGCGTCCGTCGACCCCGCCGCCCGGGGTTCCGCCACCACCGTCGGAGACCGTGATCCAGCCGACGATCGAGTTGGCTCCCGGTGTCACGATCCCGTGGGGCCCGCCGACCACCGTGCCCGTCGCTCCGCCCGTGCCCGTCGCACCCGGTGCGCCACCGCCGCCTCCGCAGCCGGTGGTGCCGGGAGCCCCGCCTCCGCCTCCGTGA
- a CDS encoding DUF5318 domain-containing protein, translating into MRLQRQVVDYALRRRSLLAEVYSGRTGVSDVCDANPYLLRAAKYHGKPSSVTCPICRKEQLTLVSWVFGDHLGPVSGSARSAEELVLLATRFDEFSVHVVEVCRTCEWNHLVKSYVLGAIPPPKGSRTPRRTQTARSRARTASE; encoded by the coding sequence GTGCGATTGCAGCGACAGGTGGTGGACTATGCGCTTCGACGGCGGTCCCTGCTGGCGGAGGTCTACTCGGGACGCACTGGCGTCTCGGACGTCTGCGACGCCAATCCCTACCTGCTGCGAGCGGCTAAGTACCACGGCAAGCCCAGTTCGGTGACGTGCCCGATCTGCCGCAAGGAGCAGCTCACCCTCGTGTCCTGGGTGTTCGGCGACCACCTGGGCCCCGTGTCGGGTTCGGCGCGCAGCGCCGAGGAGTTGGTCCTGCTGGCGACCCGCTTCGACGAGTTCTCTGTACACGTGGTGGAGGTATGTCGCACCTGCGAATGGAATCACTTGGTCAAGTCGTACGTGCTCGGCGCCATCCCGCCACCGAAGGGATCGCGCACACCGAGGCGGACCCAAACGGCGCGCAGTCGTGCGCGCACGGCCAGTGAATAG
- a CDS encoding DUF1707 SHOCT-like domain-containing protein produces MANRQTAGTRAKDSDRNDTCQILDSALADGQLSMEEHRTRVALATQSETLGDLQSLISDLQNANAPVQLPDLKRRPRMPTVSGGAGWGLRLAVAGVLVALGMGIGWGLYGNTTSPLSFTSDPGAKSDGIPGKVLTPPKQLQSLGGLNGLLEQMRQRFGDTMGYDIVIYPEYAVLYRPDPGDERRKLSYTYRGGFDDPSTQAKSEDDVLVDLAAFDVETAVGILRGAAETVGLNPADVKKDSTYLTIDPARDPTTPGELTLRANVSSDFGSGSVTFAGDGTIKRIDTVT; encoded by the coding sequence GTGGCGAACCGGCAGACGGCAGGAACACGGGCCAAGGACAGCGACCGTAACGACACCTGCCAGATCCTCGACAGCGCGCTCGCCGATGGGCAGCTGTCGATGGAGGAGCACCGGACCCGGGTGGCCCTTGCCACACAGTCGGAGACGCTGGGCGATCTGCAGTCGCTGATCTCCGACCTGCAGAACGCCAACGCGCCGGTGCAACTGCCCGACCTCAAGAGACGGCCCAGAATGCCCACCGTGTCCGGTGGTGCCGGTTGGGGTCTCCGCCTCGCCGTCGCCGGCGTGCTCGTCGCACTCGGCATGGGAATCGGCTGGGGCCTCTACGGCAACACCACCTCACCGTTGAGCTTCACCTCGGATCCGGGCGCCAAGTCCGACGGGATCCCCGGGAAGGTCCTCACCCCACCGAAGCAGCTCCAGTCACTAGGCGGCCTCAACGGCTTGCTTGAGCAGATGCGCCAGCGGTTCGGCGACACCATGGGCTACGACATCGTGATCTATCCGGAGTACGCGGTGCTGTACCGGCCCGACCCCGGCGATGAACGCCGCAAGCTGAGCTACACCTATCGGGGCGGGTTCGACGATCCGTCGACGCAAGCCAAGAGCGAGGACGACGTCCTGGTCGACCTGGCCGCCTTCGATGTAGAAACCGCGGTCGGCATCCTGCGCGGCGCCGCGGAGACCGTCGGCTTGAACCCCGCCGACGTGAAGAAGGACAGCACCTACCTGACGATCGACCCCGCCCGGGATCCGACCACTCCGGGCGAGCTCACGCTGCGCGCCAATGTGTCCAGTGACTTCGGCAGCGGCTCGGTCACCTTCGCCGGCGACGGCACGATCAAGCGCATCGACACGGTCACCTGA
- a CDS encoding PadR family transcriptional regulator, with product MLELAILGLLLESPMHGYELRKRLTGLLGAFRAFSYGSLYPALRRMQADGLIVEDAAPEGIPKMRRARRVYRLSEAGIQRFTELVADTGPQNFSDDGFGVHLAFFNRTPAEARMRILEGRRRQVEERREGLREAVARASSSIDRYTRQLHQLGLESSEREVTWLNELIAAERTAQQRAEQP from the coding sequence TTGTTGGAGCTCGCCATCCTGGGACTTCTGCTCGAATCACCGATGCACGGCTACGAGCTGCGCAAACGACTGACGGGCTTGCTCGGCGCCTTCCGTGCGTTCTCCTATGGCTCGCTGTACCCGGCACTGCGCCGCATGCAGGCCGACGGGCTGATCGTCGAGGACGCCGCGCCGGAGGGCATTCCGAAGATGCGTCGTGCGCGACGGGTGTACCGGCTCAGCGAAGCAGGCATCCAGCGCTTCACCGAGCTGGTCGCCGACACCGGTCCGCAGAATTTTTCGGACGACGGATTCGGTGTCCACCTCGCCTTCTTCAACCGCACGCCCGCTGAAGCTCGGATGCGGATTTTGGAGGGGCGCCGCCGGCAGGTGGAGGAACGCCGTGAGGGCCTGCGCGAAGCAGTCGCGCGGGCCAGCAGCTCGATCGACCGCTACACCCGTCAGCTGCATCAGCTCGGGTTGGAGTCCAGCGAGCGCGAAGTGACATGGCTCAACGAATTGATTGCGGCGGAACGAACCGCTCAGCAACGGGCTGAACAGCCGTAA
- a CDS encoding inositol-3-phosphate synthase, with protein sequence MTGHNGAGAPATSNTDVRVAIVGVGNCASSLVQGVQYYKDADENVTVPGLMHVRLGPYHVRDVNFVAAFDVDAKKVGFDLSEAIFASENNTIKIADVPPTNVVVQRGPTLDGIGKYYADTIELSDTEPADVVKVLKDNAVDVLVSYLPVGSEQADKFYAQCCIDAQVAFVNALPVFIASDPVWAKKFTDAGVPIVGDDIKSQVGATITHRVMAKLFEDRGVQLDRTMQLNVGGNMDFLNMLERERLESKKISKTQAVTSNLQREFKTKDVHIGPSDHVGWLDDRKWAYVRLEGRAFGDVPLNLEYKLEVWDSPNSAGVIIDAVRAAKIAKDRGIGGPVEAASAYLMKSPPKQLPDDIARAQLEDFIEG encoded by the coding sequence ATGACTGGACACAACGGAGCCGGCGCGCCGGCGACATCCAACACTGACGTGCGCGTCGCAATCGTCGGAGTGGGGAACTGCGCGTCCTCGCTGGTGCAGGGCGTGCAGTACTACAAGGACGCCGACGAGAACGTCACCGTTCCCGGGCTGATGCACGTACGACTCGGTCCGTACCACGTGCGTGACGTGAACTTCGTCGCCGCGTTCGACGTCGACGCCAAGAAGGTCGGCTTCGACCTCTCCGAAGCCATCTTCGCGTCGGAGAACAACACCATCAAGATCGCGGACGTGCCGCCCACCAACGTGGTCGTGCAGCGCGGTCCGACCCTCGACGGCATCGGCAAGTACTACGCGGACACCATCGAGTTGTCCGACACCGAGCCGGCCGACGTGGTCAAGGTGCTCAAGGACAACGCGGTCGACGTGCTGGTCTCCTACTTGCCCGTCGGCTCCGAACAGGCCGACAAGTTCTACGCGCAGTGCTGCATCGACGCTCAGGTGGCGTTCGTCAACGCGCTGCCCGTCTTTATCGCCTCCGATCCGGTGTGGGCGAAGAAGTTCACCGACGCGGGCGTGCCGATCGTCGGCGACGACATCAAGAGCCAGGTCGGCGCGACGATCACCCACCGCGTGATGGCCAAGCTGTTCGAAGACCGCGGCGTGCAGCTCGACCGCACGATGCAGCTCAACGTCGGCGGCAACATGGACTTCCTCAACATGCTCGAGCGCGAGCGCCTGGAGTCCAAGAAGATCTCCAAGACCCAGGCGGTCACCTCCAACCTGCAGCGCGAGTTCAAGACCAAGGATGTGCACATCGGCCCGTCCGATCACGTCGGCTGGCTCGACGACCGCAAGTGGGCCTACGTGCGGCTCGAGGGCCGTGCCTTCGGCGACGTGCCGCTGAACCTGGAGTACAAGCTCGAGGTATGGGACTCGCCGAACTCGGCGGGCGTCATCATCGACGCCGTGCGTGCGGCGAAGATCGCCAAGGACCGTGGCATCGGCGGGCCGGTCGAGGCCGCGTCGGCCTACCTCATGAAGAGCCCGCCCAAGCAGCTGCCCGACGACATCGCGCGCGCCCAGCTCGAGGACTTCATCGAGGGCTGA
- a CDS encoding alpha/beta fold hydrolase, translating to MTDISADDELASLSEFTFLQENARQAGVTGSLPAVERIDSAAISALKFGEAPPRVVFLHGGGQNAHTWDTVIVGLGEPALSVDLPGHGRSAWREDGDYGPKLNATAIAPVVRAFAPDADLVVGMSLGGLTALRLAVAAPELVRKLVLVDVTPSAPERHTEMTDEQKGTVALVQGEKTFPTFDAMLEVTVAAAPHRDRESLRRGVFHNAKRLEDGTWTWRYDSFRKGEGFDGLWDDVPKLSTPTTLVRGANSFFVNDDDAAEFARIAPGFQAVHIVEDSGHSVQSDQPRKLVEILRGVLAD from the coding sequence ATGACCGACATCAGTGCTGATGACGAGCTCGCCTCGCTTTCCGAATTCACCTTCCTGCAGGAGAACGCCCGGCAGGCCGGTGTGACGGGCTCGCTTCCGGCCGTTGAGCGCATCGACTCCGCGGCCATCAGCGCGCTGAAGTTCGGCGAGGCCCCGCCGCGGGTGGTGTTCCTGCACGGCGGCGGACAGAACGCGCACACCTGGGACACAGTGATCGTCGGCCTCGGCGAGCCCGCGCTGTCGGTCGACCTGCCCGGCCACGGCCGCTCGGCATGGCGCGAGGACGGCGACTACGGCCCCAAGCTCAACGCCACCGCGATCGCGCCGGTCGTCCGTGCGTTCGCGCCGGACGCCGACCTCGTCGTCGGGATGTCGCTGGGCGGGCTCACGGCACTTCGGTTGGCGGTGGCGGCGCCCGAACTCGTGCGCAAGCTGGTCCTCGTCGACGTGACGCCATCGGCGCCCGAGCGGCACACCGAGATGACCGACGAGCAGAAGGGCACCGTCGCGTTGGTCCAGGGCGAGAAAACGTTCCCGACCTTCGACGCCATGCTCGAGGTCACCGTCGCCGCCGCGCCGCATCGGGACCGGGAATCGTTGCGGCGCGGGGTTTTCCACAACGCCAAACGCCTCGAGGACGGCACCTGGACCTGGCGCTACGACTCGTTCCGCAAGGGTGAAGGCTTTGACGGCCTGTGGGACGACGTACCCAAACTCAGCACGCCGACGACGTTGGTGCGCGGTGCGAACTCGTTCTTCGTCAACGACGACGACGCCGCCGAGTTCGCCCGCATCGCGCCGGGATTCCAGGCCGTGCACATTGTCGAAGACTCCGGGCACTCCGTGCAGAGCGACCAGCCGCGCAAACTCGTCGAGATCTTGCGCGGGGTGCTGGCCGACTAG
- a CDS encoding class I SAM-dependent methyltransferase, whose product MTEQGLDKKFWERRWEAARRGSGPRPTAPNRTLTDAAAALPNGSALDAGCGEGADAIWLAQRGWNVTAVDFVDSALQNGRARADEIGAEVARRIEWRQADLSEWAPPVRSFDLVSAHYVHGITQRHRLFGRLAAAVRPGGTLLIVGHHPANADIVGSTMPGAVFFTTDDVAAALDEGWEPVVVDDDVPRHTVDAEGRPITLRCAVFQARRGPAALAG is encoded by the coding sequence ATGACCGAGCAAGGACTCGACAAAAAATTCTGGGAGCGACGTTGGGAGGCGGCCAGGCGCGGCAGCGGTCCGCGCCCGACGGCGCCCAACCGGACGCTGACCGACGCGGCGGCCGCGCTGCCCAACGGCTCTGCGCTCGACGCGGGCTGCGGTGAAGGTGCCGACGCCATCTGGCTCGCGCAGCGCGGGTGGAACGTCACCGCGGTGGATTTCGTCGACAGCGCGCTACAGAACGGGCGGGCACGCGCAGACGAGATCGGTGCCGAGGTTGCCCGCCGGATCGAGTGGCGGCAAGCCGACCTCAGCGAATGGGCGCCGCCGGTGCGCAGCTTTGATCTGGTGTCTGCGCACTATGTGCACGGCATCACGCAGCGGCACAGGTTGTTCGGGCGGCTAGCGGCGGCAGTGCGGCCGGGCGGCACGTTGTTGATCGTCGGGCATCATCCGGCCAACGCGGACATCGTGGGGTCCACGATGCCAGGCGCGGTGTTTTTCACCACCGACGATGTGGCCGCCGCACTCGACGAGGGATGGGAGCCAGTGGTCGTCGACGACGACGTACCGCGCCACACCGTCGACGCCGAGGGCCGGCCGATTACGTTGCGGTGCGCGGTGTTCCAGGCACGTCGCGGTCCTGCGGCACTAGCGGGTTGA
- a CDS encoding LLM class F420-dependent oxidoreductase produces MNLPIRIGVQLQPQHAPQYSHIRDAVRRAEDIGVDVAFNWDHFFPLYGDPDGAHYECWTMLGAWAEQTSRLEIGALVTCNSYRNPELLADMARTVDNISDGRLILGIGSGWKQKDYDEYGYEFGTAGGRLDDLAGALPRIKSRLAKLNPAPTRDIPILIGGGGERKTLRLVAQYGDIWHSFSDSAEYPRKAEVLDGHCADVGRDPTQIERSAGVSGDNEEALLKEGDALAGLGATLLTVGVNGPDYDLTRAEALCRWRDRRTG; encoded by the coding sequence GTGAACCTTCCAATTCGCATCGGCGTACAACTGCAACCTCAACACGCACCGCAATACAGCCACATCCGCGACGCGGTGCGGCGAGCCGAAGACATCGGAGTCGACGTCGCGTTCAACTGGGATCATTTCTTCCCGCTCTACGGCGACCCCGATGGCGCGCACTACGAATGCTGGACGATGCTCGGCGCCTGGGCAGAGCAGACGTCACGCCTGGAGATCGGCGCGTTGGTCACGTGCAACTCGTACCGGAACCCCGAACTGCTCGCGGATATGGCCCGCACCGTCGACAACATCAGCGACGGGCGGCTAATACTGGGCATCGGGTCAGGCTGGAAGCAGAAGGACTACGACGAGTACGGCTATGAGTTCGGCACGGCGGGCGGGCGGCTCGACGACCTCGCCGGCGCGCTCCCGCGGATTAAGTCGCGGCTGGCCAAGCTCAATCCAGCGCCGACGCGCGACATCCCGATCCTGATCGGCGGGGGCGGTGAGCGCAAGACGCTGCGCCTGGTCGCCCAGTACGGCGACATCTGGCACAGCTTCTCCGACAGCGCCGAATACCCGCGGAAGGCCGAGGTTCTCGACGGCCACTGCGCCGACGTGGGCCGCGACCCAACCCAGATCGAGAGGTCAGCGGGTGTGTCGGGGGACAACGAGGAAGCGCTTCTCAAGGAGGGCGACGCGTTGGCGGGGCTCGGAGCCACTCTGCTGACCGTCGGCGTCAACGGGCCCGACTACGATCTGACGCGGGCCGAAGCTCTGTGCCGCTGGCGCGACCGTCGCACCGGCTAA
- a CDS encoding GntR family transcriptional regulator — MPKKYGVKEKDLVVSHVVNLILTGKLRSGDRMDRNEIAQELGLSRVPIQEAVVQLEHDGILSTQYHRGAYVEPFDESVVREHHEIYGMLSGIASARAAAAQNPEHLRQLDSLLKTMRANVDSRAFQEPAFQFRVLINEAYSGPRLLAAIEGSQAFLPRAFWPAYQADHPSLLRSLEADFDAIRRGDGEAARAANAERAAVMARIMLTELVRRGVLRPSGAPTDGF; from the coding sequence ATGCCCAAGAAGTATGGGGTCAAGGAGAAAGACCTCGTGGTCAGCCACGTGGTCAATTTGATATTGACCGGCAAACTGCGATCGGGAGATCGCATGGACCGCAACGAGATTGCACAGGAACTCGGCCTCTCGCGGGTGCCGATTCAAGAGGCCGTCGTACAACTCGAGCACGACGGCATCCTTTCGACGCAGTACCACCGCGGTGCGTACGTCGAACCCTTCGACGAATCGGTCGTGCGCGAACACCACGAGATCTACGGAATGCTCAGCGGGATCGCATCGGCGCGGGCCGCTGCAGCGCAGAATCCGGAGCATCTGCGACAGCTCGATTCGCTTCTCAAAACGATGCGCGCCAATGTCGATTCACGTGCCTTCCAGGAACCGGCGTTCCAGTTCCGCGTCCTGATCAACGAGGCGTACTCGGGCCCACGTCTTCTCGCCGCGATCGAGGGGTCGCAGGCGTTCCTGCCGCGGGCATTCTGGCCGGCTTACCAAGCCGATCATCCGAGTCTGCTGCGGTCTCTCGAGGCGGACTTCGACGCTATACGTCGCGGCGACGGCGAGGCCGCGCGTGCCGCCAACGCGGAGCGGGCGGCCGTCATGGCGCGGATCATGCTCACCGAATTGGTGCGTCGTGGCGTCCTTCGGCCTTCCGGTGCCCCGACAGATGGGTTCTGA